In Spirosoma pollinicola, the genomic window AGGAGCTTAACGTAGGCAAATCCCATCAACGCTCCCCCAAGGTGAGCTAGATGACCACCGGCATTGGTGCCAGCCGATTGAGCTACGGAAAGGATAATAAAGAAGAAAACGATGTATTTAATTCGAACCGGACCAAAGAATAACAGATGAAACGTGTAGTTTGGCAACAGGGTAGCAGCACCAACGGCTACCGAAAATGCGGCTGCCGATGCACCTAACATTTGAGCGGTACCAACTTGGTTCTGAAAATAAGGCACCAGGTTATACATTGCCAAATACAGCAGACCACCCGCAACACCGCCCATAATGTACAGCCCCATAAGCCGACGATTTCCCAGATACTCGTCAATCAATCGACCAAACCAGTACAGGAACAGCATGTTATAGAGAATATGGAAAATCTCTTCATGCGTAAAGAAATAAGTAAACAGTGTCCAGGGCTTATGCAGAAACGCATTTATTTCGCCTGGAATTGTTAACTGATCCTGAATAAAATCATACACCACAATGTTCTGGGCCATTGTCAGGCCGACCTTCGTCAGTAACAGCACCAGAAATATGACGACATTAACTAATATCAATTGCACCAACGTATTGTTGGGCTTATTGAATTCGCTCCGAAAATCATCGAACAATCCGCTCATCCCTAATAAAACGTTTTTCGTTGTGAACCCCAGTACTTCACCAGTATAAATGCAAACAACATACCGCCGATATGGGCGAAATGAGCAACGTTATCGGATTGCGCCCGATAAACACCCGAGTAAAGTTCAAGGGCTCCGTAAAAGATAACGAGGTACTTGGCCTTTACTGGTATAGGTGGAAACAATAAAAACAGTTGAGTGTTCGGAAACAATAATCCAAAACCCATTATTACGCCAAAAATTGCTCCAGATGCGCCAACCATGGGCTCATCAACCTGATTGGTAAAAATACGATTGACGATCGTAACACTGTCCTGAATGTT contains:
- a CDS encoding rhomboid family intramembrane serine protease; translation: MSGLFDDFRSEFNKPNNTLVQLILVNVVIFLVLLLTKVGLTMAQNIVVYDFIQDQLTIPGEINAFLHKPWTLFTYFFTHEEIFHILYNMLFLYWFGRLIDEYLGNRRLMGLYIMGGVAGGLLYLAMYNLVPYFQNQVGTAQMLGASAAAFSVAVGAATLLPNYTFHLLFFGPVRIKYIVFFFIILSVAQSAGTNAGGHLAHLGGALMGFAYVKLLQNGTDLGRPIYWLFDGWSNLLKPKPAIKVSYRQRSNASAQTSPYVASAGAAATSASTPDQDEVDMILDKISRSGYESLTREEKQKLFRASQRN